Part of the Deinococcus roseus genome, CATGGTCAAACGTGGCAAGGGTCGGGTGCTGAACATCGCCTCCACCGCCGCCTTCCTTCCTGGCCCACTCATGGCCATTTACTACGCCACCAAAGCCTTTGTGCTGTCTTTTGGAGAGGCCATTTCCAACGAACTTGAAGGCACAGGCGTGACCGTCACCACCTTCTGCCCCGGCGGATTTGCCAGCGGATTCCAGGAACGGGCCGCCATGCAGGACTCCAAACTGATTCAGGGCAAGAAACTGATTTCCTCTGCAGAGGTGGCCCAGTACGGCTACAACGCCATGCTGAAAGGGGAAACCGTGGCCATTCAGGGCATGGGCAACTACCTGACCGTGCAGGCCCCCCGTTTCCTGCCCCGACGTGTGGTGGCCCGCATGGTGCGCAGTGCCCAGGAAAGACATCCTGCCTGAAGAGCGAATTCCATATTGCTGAACGTCAGGACCTCAGGCATTTCCCTGAGGCCTTTTGTTTTGGCGGATCTTTTAAAACTCACCGCAAAACAAATCACACCAGAGCAACTGTTTTAAAAAACCTGCAGATGATTTAGAGTCCTGGATTCATTCGTGATGCAGGGTTTTCAAGATGTGAGATTTGAGGGTCCACTGAGAGGGGACTGTACTATACTGTTCCCTAATGAACTGTTCCCTCTTGCTGCGTTTACCCTCGGCCCTCCTGCTGCTTGGTTTGCTGAATGCCCAGGCCCAGGAAGGCAAACCCGAGCTGGACCTGAAAAGCCTGGAACCGGGCATTCTGAAACTGCAAACTGCCGCCAAGAAAGCCATTCAGGACGGCACTGGAAACCTGGACACCCAGAATGTGCACTGGGTCTTCGCTTTCAGCACCGGACACTACAAATCCGATCCGCTGGGGGCACAGGCGGCCCGTGAAGTGGCCACCCAGCTGGTGCAAAACCTGGGGGTCACCGGAGACCGGGTGACCGCAAGGGCCTGGGAAATGCAAATCTGGGAGCACAAACCCACAACAGACCTCACCCGCACCCTGCAGGGCAACACGGCTGAAGAGCGCACCGCCCTGCAAAACCTGTGG contains:
- a CDS encoding SDR family NAD(P)-dependent oxidoreductase, which encodes MHTMNNTRPTALITGASGGLGFDLAELLAKDGHNLILVARSASKLQNAANTLSKKHGIKVETISQDLSQVGAGQQLVHTLNSKGLQVDVLVNNAGFASYGRFIDLLLSEQLNMIDLNVRALVELTGLLTPGMVKRGKGRVLNIASTAAFLPGPLMAIYYATKAFVLSFGEAISNELEGTGVTVTTFCPGGFASGFQERAAMQDSKLIQGKKLISSAEVAQYGYNAMLKGETVAIQGMGNYLTVQAPRFLPRRVVARMVRSAQERHPA